The Chanos chanos chromosome 3, fChaCha1.1, whole genome shotgun sequence genome segment aaaaaaaaattggtgttTGTAGAATATTGCGACTGTTGGGTGTCTAATTCATTAATAAGACGTTTTAAATGTAGTTTCAGTGGTTTGAATAAAagacatttaattaaaaaaaatatatatttatttcgcTTAAAAAATCTCTGACGTTTCTGACGTGTTGTGACGTCATTTCAACATGGCTGAACTGGACATTGGAAAACATTGTGAGATCAAGTCTTGTCACCAGAAAGGTCCGTTTAACATCTCTCCCGATTTGGGATTATTTAATTTGATAACTTTTGCTTCAATTAACATACAAGACACAGATCTGTGATGTATTTTTGGTAACTGGTTAACTTATTGTGCAACTGTGTTAGCCTCTTAGCATTGTTTTGTAGCGTACTAACAAATTCCGGTGGAGGCTAGTATCTGCTGGTATCTTATTTTATAATCTGAAACGTTCACTGTTAGATCATTTCCATCTAGAAAAGCGTTTCACTGAATGTAAAGAATATTAACCGCATTTAATCTGATTTAATTTGATCTGTCAAGCTTAAGCCAAAGCAATAATTTAACTAGCATGTGAGTCAGCAGTAACTTGGCTTACGTTCATTTCGTATTAGATTTTCTGCCTTTCGTGTGTGACGCCTGTGCCGGAGTATTTTGGTAAGATTTTGTGATCTTGCCTCTTCTTAGTTCGTCGTTAACATGCCATTAGTCGAACCCTcaatgttgtttacattttgtctgCGTTGCTAGTGTACGGGATAGTCGTACATGGGATTATATGATCTATATCAATATAATATTTTTAACTGCATTGTATCGGCTCTGATATATCTGAAGTtactgaggtgtgtgtttgtgtcacaaaACCCTTCTCAAGCCTTGAGCACAGGAGCCGGGACGCTCACTCCTGTCCGGAGGTAAGTTCCGAATTTTGtcttaaaatcaaaatataatTTGTAGCTTCATTATTACAGCATTGAGTCTCGTGAGACTGAAACTGTCTATTAAATAGGaaaggaaatattttgttttgcttatttttaGTGTTGAGTCTAATGTACAACcttctgtcttgtttgttttttgggggttttttgcccccccccccccccccccccccccccaccggaGGACCTATTTATTAATGCTTAGAAAGAAAGGCAATACCCAACGTCTACAATATTACTGAAGTACAGAAATTAGCTAAATgtgaagtgacaaaaaaaaaaactccccaaagaaacaatcaacaaaaacacaaacaaacaaatgatataAACAGGATAAAtagttacataaaaaaaacagaaacaaaaatagaaatagatACACTATTTATCAATCGACTTTCAGTCTCACCACTAGCGAGTGAATGTCCTTcacccacctcccccctcccccttccaaCCTCTTACCTTGTGTCTTGTGTTCCAGGTCCCTGTGCAGAGGGAGATCCCTGTCACAGGGGAAAGCACACTGCACCAGTGCACTTTTGAGGACTGTAAAGGAAAGGAGTTATTGCCAGTGATTTGCCCTCATTGTCAGAAACACTTTTGCCTCGCGTATGTAGCCAGaacctgatttttttaaaattatttttaatggaacatgacttaaaaaaaaaaaaacacattgctTTACTGTAGAGAGAAATTcaatatgttgtgtgtttgagtagcACCTATCTACAGtctaatcattaaaaaaactcACCATATTCTTCAATACTGCTCTTGTCTTTAtgtgtcatttctctttcacattctcCGTATATGAGACAGGTTACCATTTGCCTTTAGTAAAAGCACCACAGAACTGAACAAAAGCACTGTTTAAGTTACAACACAGAGCACTGAGATCGATTCATCTGATAATCTctgttaattgttttgtttatttttttgtttgtttactcagtGTTTATATTCCTTTGCTTACTAATAATGCCAGTAGTTTTTTAAAGTGGGAAATAAGGGTCTCAGTTTGTTTCCACTGTCTTTTCTTCCCCTATGAGTACCTTGTCCTTCTCTCCTCAGGCATCGACATCAGGATGACCACAAGTGTGAGAAGCTCGAAATTGCCAAGCCTCGAATGGCTGCCACACAAGAGCTGGTGCAGAAGATCGTGGGTCAGTACCTACCACTGAACACTAGTTTATACTGCTATCCTGTCATTGGATTTATATTTCATTGTCAAGTCATGTCTAAAGTGGTTCAGTGTGGATGATTTAGGAAACAGACATTAATATGTATTTTCCCTGTTTGTCCACAAGAGGTCACTGAAGCACTACACTGCATAGTTGTGCAATGCAAACgtaactgatttattttttttcttctttttttttgtcttggtcAGAGTCAAAGAAAAATGCACCCGTGAGCAGAGGCAGAAAAGGAGCGAAGAACAGTGCAACTGCTGCTAAGGTTGCGCTAATGAAGCTAAAGCTACATGCCTCAGGAGACAAGGGACTTCCACAGGTACTAAGGAAGGACCacccagtttttgttttcacgaAGTCAATGACACAGTTGTCATGGTTACTAACACTCACGCAGCCCATATTAGAAATCAGTGGTGGGACCAGTTGCAGACTCTTCATGACAAATATCAACATGACTTTATTTTTGTATCATATCTGTTTGATAATGAAATACTTCTCACAAATGGCTTAGATTTGAATGCTTTACTGTTCAGTAATTGACCTGATGTGTTGCACAAGTGTCTTAACTGTTCAGTTCTCGATGACTTTATCGTTAATTGAGGAGCTGAATCAAACTAAGAGCTTGACTTTGGATGTTCTCTCTAGACGGAGCGGACGTATTTCCAGGTGTTTCTGCCCAAAGAGTCCAAAGACTCCAGCCTCCCCATGTTCTTCTGCTCCAAATGGTCGGTGGGGAAGGTTGTGGACTTTGCTGCCTCTCAGGCCGGGCTGAAGAACAACAATAACGTCCTCACAGCAAAGGTAAAGCAAGACAACACAGTCCCAACCTAACGCTTAAGGTCTTCCCAGGTTACTAAAATTGTGTAAATCTGATCTGCTGTAATTTGATGATCAGAGATTATGTGCAAAACCACAGTCGGTGCATTACCATTCAAACTGTGCTGGTGTGTATTATGTCAGCCGACGCTGTGTACTTTGCATTAGATCAGTAAAATGCAGATGAATACTATGTGACGTCAGAGAGGAACCAGTAAAACATTGCCGCCAAAAGGACAGTTTTATCGATAGGAGTGAAAGCTTTTGCCGCTGTTTCCTTTAGAATCTTATTTTTATTCagtgtataataataataataataatatttatttagagcccaatatcactatttatgtGAGGGTTATTGTACAGAGGCCAGGGTTGTGGACTGTTACAGGATCAGTTTATGTAAGGGTTACTGCACACAGGCCAgggttgttgttattgttgttattattcttGCTTATTTACAGATTTGTAGAATTTaccgctttttttttgttgtcgtccACGGCGTTCTGTGAAAACACTCGGCTTTAACTGTGTCTTTTATTGCGTGTGCTCTCTGTCGCACTTTTCAGAAGCTGCGTTTATGTCACCCTGAGACCGGCCAAGCTTTGAAGATGGACGCCTGCTTGCAGTCTCTGCTCTCCCTGCAAGATTCGCCCCTCCACAACGGGGGCAACGTCATACTGGAGTACCTGGATAACGACAGCACGGGGCTGGAAGATGTCTCCGCCTACATCCCTCCCTCCTGACCCACCTCTACAAGGACAGTTCCCCCTGTTCTAgcgctgatctgggatcagccgTCCTGTTCTCCATATCTGATCTTCAGCACGGAGAGATCAAGCGGCTGAAGTGATCCTGTGTGTCTACttattatgaaatgttttaatggaCAGGAGATGAATGGCCAAGAAGAGTCTCGTGCAGCTCGGAGACTAAACcgtgaaagagagaacattctaTTGGCTCCAATATATGGTCAAGTAAACtacctgtgacatcactgttctctctctctcactg includes the following:
- the zfand1 gene encoding AN1-type zinc finger protein 1 isoform X2 — its product is MAELDIGKHCEIKSCHQKDFLPFVCDACAGVFCLEHRSRDAHSCPEVPVQREIPVTGESTLHQCTFEDCKGKELLPVICPHCQKHFCLAHRHQDDHKCEKLEIAKPRMAATQELVQKIVESKKNAPVSRGRKGAKNSATAAKVALMKLKLHASGDKGLPQVFLPKESKDSSLPMFFCSKWSVGKVVDFAASQAGLKNNNNVLTAKKLRLCHPETGQALKMDACLQSLLSLQDSPLHNGGNVILEYLDNDSTGLEDVSAYIPPS
- the zfand1 gene encoding AN1-type zinc finger protein 1 isoform X1, encoding MAELDIGKHCEIKSCHQKDFLPFVCDACAGVFCLEHRSRDAHSCPEVPVQREIPVTGESTLHQCTFEDCKGKELLPVICPHCQKHFCLAHRHQDDHKCEKLEIAKPRMAATQELVQKIVESKKNAPVSRGRKGAKNSATAAKVALMKLKLHASGDKGLPQTERTYFQVFLPKESKDSSLPMFFCSKWSVGKVVDFAASQAGLKNNNNVLTAKKLRLCHPETGQALKMDACLQSLLSLQDSPLHNGGNVILEYLDNDSTGLEDVSAYIPPS